A single region of the Bacillota bacterium genome encodes:
- the serS gene encoding serine--tRNA ligase, translating into MLDLKTIKDDTKKIIQLLSRRGGDFSYLYDLLEKDQKRRVAIQNVEILKAKKNEVSRNVGKYKREGLDIEPILQEVENCSLEIKALDEMITLYDEEIKQTLLLTPNIPDEFIPIGKDDSMNKELKKVFEPKRFDFPIKSHYELGESLDILDFNRASKISGARFVIYKGMGARLERCLIQMMMDLHSNEHGYTEVMPPYIVNEASMYATGQFPKFKDDAFKLYDDRNLYLNPTAEVPTINLHRDEILNANLLPIKYVSYTTAFRQEAGSAGRDTRGILRQHQFNKVELIKFTKPEESAIELEKMLENSEKVLKLLEIPYRVMELCTGDLGFSMRKTYDIEVWLPSENKYREIGSISNAEDYQARRANIKFRRENDAKLEYVHTLNGSGLAVGRTVIAIMENYQQKDGTILVPKILQSYMGIDVIK; encoded by the coding sequence ATGTTAGATTTAAAAACAATTAAAGATGATACTAAAAAAATAATACAATTACTTAGTAGACGCGGAGGCGATTTTTCGTATCTTTATGATCTTCTTGAAAAAGATCAAAAACGAAGAGTTGCCATTCAAAATGTCGAAATATTAAAAGCGAAGAAAAATGAAGTATCTCGCAATGTTGGAAAGTATAAAAGAGAAGGGTTAGATATTGAACCCATCTTACAAGAAGTTGAAAATTGTTCTTTGGAGATAAAAGCTCTTGATGAAATGATTACTTTATACGATGAAGAAATCAAACAAACATTACTTTTAACACCAAACATTCCAGATGAGTTTATTCCAATTGGAAAAGATGACTCCATGAACAAAGAATTAAAAAAAGTATTCGAGCCAAAAAGGTTTGATTTTCCAATTAAAAGTCACTATGAACTGGGAGAAAGCTTAGACATACTAGACTTCAATAGAGCAAGCAAAATATCTGGAGCCCGATTCGTTATTTATAAAGGAATGGGAGCTAGATTAGAGCGTTGCTTAATTCAAATGATGATGGATTTGCATTCAAATGAACACGGATATACTGAAGTAATGCCACCCTACATTGTCAATGAAGCTTCAATGTATGCAACAGGACAATTTCCAAAATTTAAAGATGATGCTTTTAAATTATATGATGATCGCAATTTATATCTAAATCCAACCGCAGAAGTTCCAACAATTAATTTACATAGAGATGAAATTTTGAATGCAAATTTACTGCCAATTAAATATGTTTCATATACTACAGCTTTTCGTCAAGAGGCAGGTTCTGCCGGACGAGATACAAGGGGAATATTGAGGCAACATCAATTTAATAAAGTTGAATTGATTAAATTTACCAAACCAGAGGAATCAGCTATTGAACTAGAAAAAATGCTTGAAAACTCAGAAAAAGTATTGAAATTACTTGAAATTCCTTATCGAGTCATGGAACTGTGTACTGGAGATTTAGGCTTTTCGATGCGAAAGACATATGATATTGAAGTATGGTTACCCTCAGAAAATAAATATCGAGAAATCGGTTCTATTTCTAATGCAGAAGATTATCAAGCTAGAAGAGCAAACATCAAGTTTAGAAGAGAAAACGACGCTAAACTTGAATATGTACACACTCTAAATGGGTCAGGGTTAGCAGTAGGAAGAACCGTAATTGCTATTATGGAAAATTACCAACAAAAAGATGGGACAATTCTCGTTCCAAAAATACTACAAAGTTATATGGGAATTGACGTTATTAAATAA
- a CDS encoding HAD-IA family hydrolase: MAKIDTLLFDLDGTLIDSNDLIIETFRLTLQTYLPKRVFSKEELIALVGPPLFETFQMISKDQFIIQNAIETYRQIYTDLEFKYIDIYPSVLFMLEYFKKKGFHIGIVTTKFRVSALPSLKHFKIDEWIDVLIGLDDVTHHKPHPESIYKALSCFNHQEAIMIGDSSSDILAGFNAGILTCGLDWSIKREELLALHPNFWIKNYIDLILLVEEYNKEET; this comes from the coding sequence ATGGCGAAAATAGATACATTACTCTTTGATTTAGACGGTACTTTAATTGATTCAAATGATTTGATTATTGAAACATTTCGTTTAACGTTACAAACTTATCTTCCTAAAAGGGTATTTTCAAAAGAAGAATTAATTGCCTTAGTAGGCCCTCCTCTTTTTGAAACCTTTCAAATGATTTCGAAAGATCAATTCATCATTCAAAATGCAATTGAAACGTATCGTCAAATATACACTGATTTAGAATTTAAATATATTGATATTTACCCGAGTGTCCTTTTTATGCTAGAATATTTTAAAAAAAAGGGCTTCCACATCGGAATTGTAACCACAAAATTCCGTGTTTCAGCTCTTCCATCTTTGAAACATTTTAAAATTGATGAATGGATTGATGTATTGATTGGTTTAGATGATGTAACTCATCATAAGCCTCATCCAGAATCCATCTATAAAGCATTAAGTTGTTTTAATCACCAAGAAGCTATAATGATTGGAGACAGCTCTTCTGATATTCTTGCAGGATTTAATGCTGGAATTTTAACTTGCGGCTTAGACTGGTCAATTAAAAGAGAAGAACTATTGGCTTTACATCCAAATTTTTGGATTAAAAATTATATAGACTTAATATTACTCGTAGAAGAGTATAACAAGGAGGAAACGTAA
- the gyrB gene encoding DNA topoisomerase (ATP-hydrolyzing) subunit B — MVNNNSKYDASNIQILEGLEAVKKRPGMYIGTTGPRGLHHLVWEIVDNAVDEALAGYANSINVEILPGNVISVNDNGRGIPVDIHPKSKRPTVETVYTVLHAGGKFDHNSYKVSGGLHGVGASVVNALSEYMNLEIHKDGKIYTIGFDHGFVKNELECIGDTDKSGTIVTFLADPVVFQESNVYEYEILRTRIQQLAFLNKGIQFTITDSRNPENIIHKDYRYEGGVKEYVEFLNVGKDKLHANVAYFEGEQEGITVEIAMQYNDGYSANIYPFTNNITNPEGGTHEEGFKMTLTRILNNYGKSNNIYKKDESLLGEDTREGLVAIVSVKHPDPQFEGQTKSKLGSSDARRVVSNIMSEGLERFLLENPSAARIILEKALMAQRARIAAKKAREATRRKSPLDSLGFASKLADCRTKDATRAEIYIVEGDSAGGSAKQGRDSENQAILPLRGKVLNVEKARLDKALQNKEILSMIQAFGTGIAEEFQIEQARYHKIIIMTDADVDGAHIRTLLLTFFFRYMRQLIEKGYVYIAQPPLYKIQQGKTIEYAYEEKELELILSKMSGKPTLQRYKGLGEMNPEQLWETTMDPQTRTLLQVRLEDAIEADRIFSMLMGDDVLSRREFIQENAEYVRNLDI; from the coding sequence CGAGTAACATTCAAATACTCGAAGGATTAGAAGCTGTTAAAAAAAGACCGGGAATGTATATTGGTACAACCGGGCCAAGAGGATTGCATCATTTGGTATGGGAAATTGTTGATAATGCCGTAGACGAAGCACTAGCCGGCTATGCAAATTCGATTAATGTTGAAATTCTTCCAGGAAATGTGATTTCTGTCAATGACAATGGTCGAGGAATTCCGGTAGATATTCATCCAAAATCCAAAAGGCCAACAGTGGAAACAGTATATACCGTACTTCACGCCGGTGGAAAATTTGATCACAATTCATACAAAGTATCGGGTGGATTACATGGCGTAGGAGCATCGGTTGTTAACGCTCTTAGCGAGTATATGAATTTAGAAATCCATAAAGATGGAAAAATATATACCATTGGATTTGATCACGGATTTGTAAAAAATGAATTGGAATGTATTGGAGACACAGATAAATCCGGGACAATAGTCACGTTTTTAGCAGATCCAGTTGTGTTTCAAGAGTCAAATGTATATGAATATGAAATATTGAGAACAAGAATTCAACAACTTGCTTTTTTAAACAAAGGAATTCAGTTTACAATTACAGATTCTAGAAATCCAGAAAATATAATTCATAAAGATTATCGTTATGAAGGGGGAGTGAAAGAATATGTCGAATTTCTAAACGTAGGGAAAGATAAATTACATGCTAATGTAGCTTATTTTGAAGGAGAACAAGAAGGAATTACCGTTGAAATTGCTATGCAATATAATGATGGATATTCTGCTAATATCTATCCGTTTACTAATAACATTACAAACCCTGAGGGCGGTACTCACGAAGAAGGGTTTAAAATGACGTTAACTAGAATTTTAAACAACTATGGAAAAAGCAATAATATATACAAAAAAGATGAATCCTTGTTGGGCGAAGATACTAGAGAGGGCTTAGTTGCCATAGTATCAGTTAAACATCCCGATCCTCAATTTGAAGGACAAACCAAATCAAAACTTGGATCAAGTGATGCAAGACGAGTTGTTTCAAATATTATGTCAGAAGGATTAGAACGCTTTTTGCTTGAAAATCCAAGTGCCGCAAGAATAATTTTAGAAAAAGCTTTAATGGCTCAAAGGGCAAGAATTGCTGCAAAAAAAGCCAGAGAAGCCACTAGAAGAAAATCCCCTTTAGACTCTTTGGGCTTTGCTTCAAAACTAGCTGATTGCAGAACTAAAGACGCAACAAGAGCAGAAATATACATTGTGGAAGGTGATTCTGCTGGAGGTTCAGCAAAACAAGGCAGAGACTCTGAAAATCAAGCAATTTTACCTTTAAGAGGAAAAGTGTTAAATGTTGAAAAAGCAAGGTTAGATAAAGCGTTACAAAACAAAGAAATATTATCTATGATTCAAGCTTTTGGTACTGGAATCGCAGAAGAATTTCAAATTGAGCAAGCTAGATATCATAAAATAATCATCATGACCGATGCTGATGTCGATGGAGCGCACATTAGAACATTGCTTTTAACCTTCTTCTTTAGATACATGCGTCAATTAATTGAAAAAGGGTATGTATATATAGCTCAACCACCTTTATACAAAATACAACAAGGAAAAACAATAGAATACGCTTATGAAGAAAAAGAATTAGAATTAATTCTTTCCAAAATGAGCGGGAAGCCCACGCTTCAAAGATATAAAGGACTAGGGGAAATGAATCCAGAGCAACTTTGGGAAACAACAATGGATCCACAAACTAGAACCTTGCTTCAAGTGCGGTTAGAAGACGCAATAGAAGCAGATCGTATTTTTTCTATGTTAATGGGTGATGACGTATTAAGTAGAAGAGAATTTATACAAGAAAACGCAGAATATGTGCGTAATTTAGATATATAA
- a CDS encoding diacylglycerol kinase family lipid kinase — protein sequence MKKTMMIFNPKSGKQNFKSKLDYVINRLKDNDYDVVVFETKYPGQATELSQIACKELYEVLIIVGGDGTFNECVNGLMDFDEKPFIGYIPAGTCCDIGTTLGISRNVEKALTNILTNKTVKMDVVKSNDRYFCYVSGNGAFIDISYVTDSKLKRKIGYFAYLIKGAEELFTIPRIRTRVIHDNGEFKGIFSLMLIINSKRVAGVNMIYKPSLDDGLVDVVLYRHLFPLNSIIYFVSFLLPFWSTPLVKRFKTSSLKIVTNTKSRWNVDGESGGVGNQDIKVCKQAVSIIIPDKVRKKYFKNQRKSEVSV from the coding sequence GTGAAAAAAACAATGATGATTTTTAATCCAAAAAGCGGTAAACAAAATTTCAAATCCAAATTAGACTACGTCATTAATCGTTTGAAAGACAACGACTATGACGTTGTTGTCTTTGAGACAAAATACCCAGGACAAGCTACTGAATTATCTCAAATTGCTTGTAAAGAACTTTATGAAGTATTAATTATCGTTGGAGGAGATGGGACCTTTAACGAATGTGTCAATGGGCTTATGGATTTTGATGAAAAACCATTTATCGGATATATTCCAGCAGGAACTTGTTGCGATATAGGAACTACTTTAGGAATATCTAGGAACGTTGAAAAAGCATTAACAAATATATTAACCAATAAAACAGTAAAAATGGATGTTGTTAAATCAAATGACAGATATTTTTGTTATGTGTCGGGCAATGGAGCTTTTATTGATATAAGTTATGTTACTGATTCAAAATTAAAAAGAAAAATAGGTTATTTTGCTTACTTAATTAAAGGGGCAGAAGAACTTTTTACAATTCCAAGGATTCGTACTAGAGTCATTCATGATAACGGAGAATTTAAAGGAATATTCTCCTTGATGTTAATCATTAATTCCAAAAGAGTTGCTGGAGTAAATATGATTTATAAGCCAAGTTTAGATGACGGACTCGTTGATGTCGTTTTATATCGTCATTTATTTCCTTTAAACTCAATTATTTATTTTGTTTCATTTTTATTACCGTTTTGGTCAACACCACTTGTGAAACGATTTAAAACAAGTTCATTAAAAATAGTAACAAATACAAAATCTAGATGGAACGTTGATGGAGAATCTGGCGGAGTAGGCAATCAAGATATTAAAGTGTGTAAACAAGCCGTATCGATTATTATTCCAGATAAGGTTCGAAAAAAATATTTTAAAAACCAAAGGAAAAGTGAAGTAAGTGTTTAA
- the gyrA gene encoding DNA gyrase subunit A, with protein MNQANKVIEININNEMKNSFLSYAMSVIVSRALPDVRDGLKPVHRRILFGMEELGVTPDKQFKKSARIVGDVMGKYHPHGDTAIYDSMVRMAQDFSYRYPLVNGHGNFGSIDGDGAAAMRYTEARMEKITIEMLKDLKKDTVDFIDNYDGSEREPKVLPSKIPNILVNGATGIAVGMATNIPPHNLTEVIGGYIAYIKNPEITTEELMEYIKGPDFPTGGIILGVSGIREAYETGRGIIRVKAKTDIIEMASGKKQIIIKEIPYQVNKTTLIERIAELAKDKKIDGITDLRDESNRNGMRVVMELRRDVNHEVFLNNLYKNSQLQVSFGINMLALVNDKPETLPLKDIIRHYFNHQTEVLIRKTNFDLNKAVQREHLLNGFIKALDNIEEVIKIIRDSYDDTEQRLMTIFELSEVQVKAILAMQLRRLSGLERDKIHLELEEIEKAITYYNQVLSNVELQHQILIDEATEINQKFGDERRSEIDPFGDYDIEDEDLIPVEEVIIAVTTNGYVKRMNIDVYKSQNRGGRGKTGMKMNEDDVIDSIISTSTHDYLLFFTTLGRVYKIKGYKVPNYGRSSKGLPIVNLLNLVEGENLAAIMSIKNFDEGYLFFTTAKGIVKRTKVSDFQNIRTNGIRAISLKDDDALHNVKLTDGHRDIIIGASNGKAIRFNETDVRYMGRNAAGVKGIWLSNNEEVIGVTTVTDERNEVLAITEFGYGKRTIVDEYRLQGRGGKGVKTINVTEKNGPLKKLISVVGDEDLLVVTDKGMIIRVPIDQIAQTKRSTQGVRIINLLDTHKVATIAIVPKEELCDEFDESTEDIPCVQEEPKEQPVQINIDEVAKGYKQFADLKLEDEDNEEENDDSDPLDDILSDSY; from the coding sequence ATGAATCAAGCAAATAAAGTTATTGAAATTAATATTAACAACGAAATGAAGAACTCTTTTTTAAGTTATGCAATGAGCGTTATCGTGTCAAGAGCCTTGCCAGATGTTAGAGATGGATTGAAACCCGTTCATAGACGAATTTTGTTTGGTATGGAAGAATTAGGAGTTACACCAGATAAACAATTTAAAAAATCGGCAAGAATTGTCGGAGATGTTATGGGTAAGTATCATCCTCATGGTGATACAGCGATTTATGATTCAATGGTAAGAATGGCCCAAGATTTTAGTTATAGGTATCCTCTTGTAAATGGACACGGGAATTTTGGTTCTATTGATGGTGATGGAGCTGCAGCAATGCGGTACACCGAAGCAAGAATGGAAAAAATTACCATTGAAATGTTAAAAGATTTAAAAAAAGATACAGTAGATTTTATTGATAATTATGATGGTTCTGAAAGAGAACCAAAGGTTTTGCCATCAAAAATACCTAATATCCTTGTGAATGGGGCTACAGGAATTGCTGTAGGTATGGCCACAAATATTCCTCCACACAATTTAACAGAAGTTATTGGAGGGTATATTGCTTATATTAAAAATCCCGAAATCACAACGGAAGAGTTAATGGAATATATAAAAGGCCCTGATTTTCCAACAGGAGGAATCATTTTAGGAGTTTCTGGTATTCGAGAAGCTTATGAAACCGGAAGAGGAATTATTCGAGTAAAAGCAAAAACAGATATCATCGAAATGGCATCTGGGAAAAAACAAATTATTATTAAAGAAATTCCATATCAAGTCAATAAAACAACTTTAATTGAAAGAATCGCTGAATTAGCGAAAGATAAAAAAATTGATGGAATTACTGATTTGCGTGACGAATCAAATCGAAACGGAATGAGGGTAGTGATGGAGTTAAGAAGAGATGTTAATCACGAAGTATTCTTAAATAACTTATATAAAAACTCTCAACTTCAAGTTTCATTTGGAATTAATATGCTTGCATTAGTTAATGACAAGCCAGAAACACTACCACTAAAAGATATCATTAGACACTATTTCAATCATCAAACCGAAGTGCTAATTCGTAAAACAAATTTCGATTTAAATAAAGCCGTCCAAAGAGAACATTTATTAAATGGATTTATTAAAGCGTTAGATAACATAGAAGAAGTTATCAAAATCATTCGAGATTCCTATGATGATACTGAACAAAGATTAATGACAATCTTTGAATTAAGCGAAGTTCAAGTAAAAGCTATTTTAGCTATGCAACTTCGAAGATTGTCAGGCTTAGAAAGAGATAAAATTCATTTAGAACTTGAAGAAATTGAAAAAGCCATAACTTACTATAATCAAGTATTATCTAACGTAGAATTACAACATCAAATTTTGATTGATGAAGCAACGGAAATTAATCAAAAATTTGGAGACGAAAGAAGAAGCGAGATTGATCCGTTTGGTGATTATGATATCGAAGACGAAGACTTAATCCCTGTAGAGGAAGTTATCATTGCTGTTACGACCAACGGCTACGTAAAACGAATGAATATCGATGTTTATAAATCACAAAACCGAGGCGGAAGAGGAAAAACAGGAATGAAGATGAACGAAGATGATGTCATTGATTCGATCATCTCAACCTCCACTCATGACTATTTATTATTCTTTACAACTCTTGGAAGAGTATACAAAATTAAAGGGTATAAAGTTCCAAATTACGGACGAAGTTCTAAAGGATTACCTATCGTTAATTTGCTTAATCTTGTTGAAGGAGAAAACCTTGCAGCAATTATGAGTATTAAGAATTTTGATGAAGGATATCTTTTCTTCACAACTGCAAAAGGTATCGTGAAAAGAACGAAAGTATCAGATTTCCAAAACATCAGGACAAACGGTATTCGCGCGATTTCCCTTAAAGATGATGATGCATTACATAACGTTAAATTAACAGACGGTCATAGAGATATCATCATAGGAGCTTCTAATGGAAAAGCCATTCGTTTTAACGAAACGGATGTAAGATATATGGGAAGAAATGCAGCAGGAGTGAAAGGAATTTGGTTATCAAATAACGAAGAAGTGATTGGTGTAACAACCGTAACAGATGAACGAAATGAAGTATTAGCTATAACCGAATTTGGTTATGGAAAAAGAACAATTGTGGATGAATATCGTCTTCAAGGACGAGGAGGTAAAGGCGTTAAAACCATTAACGTTACTGAAAAAAACGGACCTCTAAAAAAATTGATTAGTGTTGTTGGTGATGAAGATTTACTTGTCGTTACAGACAAAGGAATGATTATTCGAGTTCCGATAGATCAAATTGCTCAAACAAAAAGATCTACTCAGGGGGTTCGCATTATCAACTTATTAGATACGCATAAAGTAGCAACAATTGCAATTGTTCCTAAAGAAGAATTATGTGATGAATTTGATGAAAGCACAGAAGATATTCCGTGCGTTCAAGAAGAACCAAAGGAACAACCGGTTCAAATTAACATTGATGAAGTGGCAAAAGGATACAAACAATTCGCAGATCTTAAATTAGAAGATGAAGACAACGAAGAAGAAAATGATGATTCAGATCCGCTTGATGATATTTTAAGCGATAGCTATTAA
- a CDS encoding glycoside hydrolase family 16 protein has product MYKKIIILMMMFSATIALIGCDQTTTTTTSSDITTTTTSSSLTSTSSTTVSSGVTTSLIDLIPTECQQLEITDGWVPVWCDEFSYTGGIDLTKWSYQTGGGGYGNNELQYYTDREENLYVDGNNLLIKALYEDYEYYEYTSAKIWTVNTESWKYGKFEMRAMIPYGTGTWPAFWMMPSTFKYGGWPDSGEIDIMEHVGYDMNVVHGTIHTERFAGSNGRGGSTTSLITDGTITSIDVANEFHTYGIIWDETSITWYYDGYEFASVGYNPYLTGTTSYDTTVDWPFDQSFYLILNLAIGGNWGGVEGVDALIFPATYTIDYVRVYQQDYITGDTSSPGVISNPQVFNVSGKHAYLIWDEAQDDKNIKLYEVYVNNVLFDKTSVPGVLFTNLIEDSDNYIKIIAMDYSGKFSDIFETVITT; this is encoded by the coding sequence ATGTATAAAAAAATTATCATACTTATGATGATGTTTAGTGCCACAATCGCACTTATAGGGTGTGATCAAACAACTACAACAACAACTTCATCGGATATAACTACAACAACAACGTCGTCTTCGTTAACTTCAACTTCATCTACAACAGTATCCTCGGGAGTTACTACAAGTTTGATTGACTTAATTCCTACAGAATGTCAACAGTTAGAAATAACTGATGGTTGGGTTCCTGTTTGGTGTGACGAATTTAGTTATACGGGAGGAATTGATTTGACAAAATGGAGTTACCAAACCGGTGGTGGAGGTTATGGAAATAATGAATTACAATATTACACAGATCGAGAAGAAAATTTATATGTAGATGGGAATAATTTGCTTATTAAAGCTCTATATGAAGACTATGAATACTATGAATATACTTCGGCAAAGATTTGGACTGTTAATACTGAAAGTTGGAAATACGGTAAATTTGAGATGAGAGCTATGATTCCTTATGGGACCGGTACTTGGCCTGCTTTTTGGATGATGCCTAGCACTTTTAAATATGGCGGGTGGCCAGATAGTGGAGAAATTGATATCATGGAACACGTAGGATATGATATGAATGTTGTCCATGGTACCATTCATACTGAACGTTTTGCGGGTTCAAATGGTAGAGGAGGAAGTACAACATCACTAATAACTGATGGAACAATTACTTCGATCGATGTTGCAAACGAATTTCATACCTATGGAATCATTTGGGATGAAACAAGCATTACTTGGTACTATGATGGTTATGAATTTGCAAGCGTAGGATACAATCCATATTTGACAGGGACTACTTCGTACGATACAACAGTTGACTGGCCTTTTGATCAATCTTTTTACTTGATATTAAACTTAGCAATTGGTGGAAATTGGGGCGGAGTTGAAGGAGTAGATGCCTTGATATTTCCTGCGACCTATACCATAGATTATGTTAGAGTATATCAACAGGATTATATAACAGGAGACACTTCTTCCCCGGGCGTTATCTCAAATCCTCAAGTATTTAATGTTAGTGGAAAACACGCGTATTTAATATGGGACGAAGCACAAGACGATAAAAATATTAAATTGTATGAAGTGTATGTGAACAACGTCTTGTTTGATAAAACCTCTGTTCCAGGAGTTTTATTTACAAATTTAATAGAAGATTCAGA
- a CDS encoding HIT family protein has protein sequence MECVFCRILNGEIPTYKIYEDDKIIAILDISQATKGHTLIISKEHYKNLYDINEDVAANVFRVVPKIANAIKNAFNPIGLNVLINTEKPLQTVFHFHLHLIPRYHNDGVEIDFINNAGNTSKETYLQILKKIQDNLK, from the coding sequence ATGGAATGTGTTTTTTGTCGAATTTTAAACGGAGAAATTCCAACTTACAAAATTTATGAGGATGATAAAATCATTGCGATTTTAGATATATCTCAAGCAACAAAAGGTCACACCTTAATTATTTCAAAAGAACATTACAAAAATCTGTATGATATTAACGAAGATGTTGCTGCAAATGTATTTAGAGTGGTTCCAAAAATTGCAAATGCAATAAAAAATGCTTTTAATCCTATCGGGCTTAATGTATTAATTAATACTGAAAAACCATTACAAACTGTTTTTCACTTTCATTTGCATTTGATTCCAAGATATCATAATGATGGTGTTGAAATTGATTTCATTAATAATGCTGGAAATACTTCAAAAGAAACCTACCTCCAAATATTAAAAAAGATTCAAGATAATTTAAAATAA
- the rsmA gene encoding 16S rRNA (adenine(1518)-N(6)/adenine(1519)-N(6))-dimethyltransferase RsmA, translating to MKKIGTQSEVAQTVRDNEFRIKKHYGQNFLVDQNILENIIKRSKITKETFVIEIGPGFGSLTEKLVKTASQVLAYEIDRDLIPILNDNFCDVDNLILVNEDILKIDIDKDIEKYIKNEEDIVVISNLPYYITTPILMKFLETSKRVKKLVLMMQYEVAKRITSAPNTKDYNALSVVIQYRAHTSILFKVPKTVFIPAPNVDSAVILVELKNDEEKFKIDESFFFAFVHFAFAQRRKTLINNLLQGYPNQNRIYFEALLTNQKLNLTVRAEALSLEQLLELANALQLDEK from the coding sequence ATGAAGAAAATAGGAACACAGTCTGAAGTAGCACAAACAGTAAGAGATAACGAGTTTAGAATCAAAAAACATTATGGACAAAATTTTTTAGTTGATCAAAACATTCTTGAGAACATTATTAAAAGATCAAAAATCACTAAAGAAACATTTGTTATTGAAATCGGTCCTGGGTTTGGGTCTTTAACTGAAAAACTCGTCAAAACCGCAAGTCAAGTATTAGCATATGAAATAGATCGAGATTTAATTCCTATTTTGAATGACAATTTTTGTGATGTTGATAACTTAATTCTAGTTAATGAGGATATCTTAAAAATAGATATCGATAAAGATATTGAAAAATACATAAAAAACGAAGAAGATATTGTTGTAATTAGCAATCTTCCTTACTACATTACGACGCCAATCTTAATGAAGTTTCTTGAAACATCAAAAAGAGTAAAAAAATTGGTATTAATGATGCAGTATGAGGTCGCAAAAAGAATCACTTCAGCTCCAAATACAAAAGATTACAACGCGCTTAGTGTTGTCATACAGTATCGCGCTCATACTTCGATTTTGTTTAAAGTTCCAAAAACGGTATTTATTCCAGCTCCAAACGTTGATTCGGCTGTAATTTTAGTAGAATTAAAGAATGATGAAGAAAAATTCAAAATAGATGAATCTTTCTTTTTTGCTTTTGTTCATTTTGCTTTTGCGCAAAGAAGAAAAACACTTATCAATAATTTGCTTCAAGGTTATCCAAATCAAAACAGAATTTATTTTGAAGCATTGCTGACAAACCAAAAACTAAATTTAACCGTTCGGGCAGAAGCTCTCTCTTTAGAGCAATTGCTTGAGCTTGCAAACGCTCTTCAATTAGATGAAAAATAA
- the rnmV gene encoding ribonuclease M5 yields MFKEVIVVEGIHDMQRLQSIYPEIECIITGGSEISNNSLDIIQKVSLNRGVILFLDPDFPGKQITNKIVARKGNYKIAFLAQAKAISKNKKKVGIEHASTADIKESLDHLFSIQYQIENTVTLEDLMQRKLVNYPESAMKRQMICNVLNLPICNGKTFLKLTKMLNISISQIDEVIK; encoded by the coding sequence GTGTTTAAAGAAGTTATCGTAGTTGAAGGCATACACGATATGCAACGTCTTCAAAGCATCTACCCAGAGATAGAATGTATTATCACTGGAGGAAGCGAAATAAGTAATAACAGTCTGGATATTATTCAAAAAGTTAGCTTAAATCGAGGAGTTATTTTATTTTTAGATCCTGATTTTCCAGGAAAACAAATAACTAACAAAATAGTAGCTCGCAAAGGAAATTATAAGATTGCGTTTTTAGCTCAAGCCAAAGCGATTAGTAAAAACAAAAAAAAGGTTGGGATTGAACATGCAAGTACTGCAGATATTAAGGAAAGCTTAGACCATTTATTTTCTATTCAGTACCAAATCGAAAATACAGTTACTCTTGAAGATTTAATGCAAAGAAAGCTTGTAAATTATCCAGAATCCGCTATGAAAAGACAAATGATTTGCAATGTGTTAAATCTGCCTATTTGCAATGGAAAAACGTTTTTAAAATTAACAAAGATGCTAAATATTTCAATATCTCAGATAGATGAAGTGATAAAATGA